The following are from one region of the Mesorhizobium sp. B4-1-4 genome:
- a CDS encoding phasin encodes MSKTADKTAETVEAPSFDPGKATDQLRAVAEKGVEQSKEALAKFQSGTEDAQKALESTAETAKSAGSELSLKMIAALRVNAEADFSHLETLVRAKSLSEIFELQTAFLRKRVEMGVEQAKEFQALTTKAATDVSRPVKDAFEKALKDLKVA; translated from the coding sequence ATGTCCAAGACCGCCGACAAGACCGCCGAAACCGTCGAAGCTCCGTCATTCGATCCCGGCAAGGCTACTGATCAGCTCCGCGCGGTCGCCGAAAAGGGCGTCGAGCAATCGAAAGAAGCTCTCGCCAAATTCCAGTCGGGCACTGAAGACGCCCAGAAGGCGCTCGAGTCGACCGCCGAAACCGCGAAATCGGCCGGCAGCGAGCTGTCGCTGAAGATGATCGCCGCACTGCGTGTCAATGCCGAAGCTGACTTCTCGCACCTCGAGACTCTGGTTCGTGCCAAGTCGCTGTCGGAAATATTTGAGTTGCAGACTGCCTTCCTGCGCAAACGCGTCGAAATGGGTGTCGAGCAAGCCAAGGAATTCCAGGCGCTCACCACCAAGGCGGCAACCGACGTTTCCAGACCGGTCAAAGATGCCTTCGAGAAGGCGCTCAAGGATCTCAAGGTCGCCTGA
- a CDS encoding YihY/virulence factor BrkB family protein, which produces MPGWVREGWVLLSESVSGFVNDKALSHGAAMAFYAATSLAPILLIVVAIAGLVFGHDAAQLALSAQISGVMGAQTADLLRATIETASHKSSGTLATILGLVTLFVTASGVFGEMQLSLNEIWKVEPKGVSLSRLVRARAASLGLVAALGFMLLVSLAASTAVSALGEFINARLPFGALIISAINTVVSFVLIALLFAAIYKVLPDRTLKWRDVAIGSVVTTLLFTVGKSLIGWYIGTSAIATSYGAAGALLVVLLWVYYSAQIFLFGAEITRAYSVRRGSRPDLAPVVAADSGRDLARRGRGASETEVVAWMVLSSLITALVSQFWRGRRS; this is translated from the coding sequence ATGCCAGGCTGGGTCCGTGAAGGCTGGGTTCTGCTGAGCGAGAGCGTCAGCGGCTTCGTCAACGACAAGGCGCTGAGCCATGGCGCAGCGATGGCCTTTTACGCCGCCACCTCGCTGGCGCCGATCCTGCTCATCGTGGTGGCGATCGCCGGTCTGGTGTTTGGCCACGATGCCGCCCAGCTCGCGCTGTCGGCCCAGATATCGGGCGTGATGGGAGCACAGACTGCCGACCTCCTGCGGGCGACGATCGAAACAGCGTCGCACAAATCTTCCGGCACGCTGGCCACTATCCTCGGGCTGGTGACGCTCTTCGTCACCGCATCAGGCGTCTTCGGCGAAATGCAGCTTTCACTGAACGAGATCTGGAAGGTCGAGCCCAAGGGCGTCTCGCTTTCGCGGCTGGTGCGGGCACGGGCGGCAAGCCTCGGCCTTGTCGCTGCCCTTGGCTTCATGCTCCTGGTGTCGCTGGCGGCGAGCACGGCGGTCTCGGCGCTTGGCGAGTTCATCAACGCCCGCCTGCCGTTCGGCGCGCTGATCATCAGCGCCATCAACACCGTCGTTTCCTTTGTCCTGATCGCCCTGCTGTTTGCGGCAATCTACAAGGTGCTGCCGGACAGAACGCTCAAATGGCGTGACGTTGCCATCGGCTCGGTCGTCACCACGCTCCTGTTCACCGTCGGCAAGTCGCTGATCGGCTGGTACATCGGCACAAGCGCCATAGCCACGTCATACGGAGCAGCCGGCGCGCTGCTGGTCGTGCTGCTCTGGGTCTATTATTCGGCGCAGATCTTCCTGTTCGGCGCCGAGATAACGCGGGCCTACTCGGTCAGGCGCGGAAGCCGGCCGGACCTCGCGCCGGTGGTCGCGGCTGACTCCGGCAGGGACCTCGCGCGGCGCGGCCGCGGCGCGTCTGAAACCGAAGTCGTGGCGTGGATGGTCTTGAGTAGCCTCATCACCGCGCTGGTCTCGCAATTCTGGCGGGGGAGGCGCAGCTGA
- a CDS encoding L,D-transpeptidase family protein has product MIRLLLVVFAAFALACSVARAAKLDMTTVNQAQFAAGEPKDVDPAVLKAQILLDRARFSPGLIDGRISENFVKAVGAFQTASGLPSDGKLTQETWDKLMATSTNPVLVTYEVTRKDVRGPFTKRIPSRMEKMARLPRLGYRNAVEKLAERFHISEQLLRRLNPGIGFRKAGTMLVVPDVGRDGPPAAVASVEVDKGARLVRVLDPSGKWLAVYPASIGSEEKPAPSGMAEVKRVVHNPTYHYDPHFAFKGVKTKRPFTIAAGPNNPVGSIWIDLSIESYGIHGTPEPGKIGTTFSHGCIRLTNWDAEDLGSMVQQGTKVSFTEGLADAGGEGSH; this is encoded by the coding sequence ATGATCCGGCTCCTTCTTGTCGTCTTCGCTGCGTTCGCCCTCGCCTGTAGCGTGGCGCGGGCGGCCAAGCTGGACATGACCACTGTCAATCAAGCCCAGTTCGCCGCCGGCGAGCCAAAAGACGTTGATCCGGCCGTGCTGAAGGCGCAAATCCTTCTGGACCGGGCCCGCTTCTCGCCGGGCCTGATCGACGGCCGCATTTCAGAAAACTTCGTCAAGGCAGTCGGGGCCTTTCAAACGGCGAGCGGACTCCCGTCGGATGGCAAGCTCACTCAGGAGACCTGGGACAAGCTCATGGCAACCTCCACCAATCCCGTGCTGGTAACCTATGAGGTGACGCGCAAGGACGTGCGCGGGCCCTTCACCAAGCGCATTCCGAGCCGTATGGAGAAGATGGCCCGTCTACCGAGGCTCGGCTATCGCAACGCGGTGGAGAAGCTGGCGGAGCGCTTTCACATCAGCGAACAATTGCTCAGGAGGCTCAATCCGGGCATCGGCTTTAGGAAGGCCGGCACAATGTTGGTGGTGCCGGATGTTGGCCGGGACGGCCCTCCCGCCGCTGTCGCGAGCGTCGAGGTCGACAAAGGCGCTCGTCTGGTGCGCGTGCTCGATCCTTCGGGCAAATGGCTCGCGGTCTACCCTGCCTCGATCGGGAGCGAGGAGAAACCTGCACCAAGCGGCATGGCGGAAGTCAAACGCGTGGTTCACAACCCCACCTATCATTATGATCCGCATTTTGCTTTCAAGGGTGTCAAGACCAAGCGCCCGTTCACCATCGCTGCCGGGCCGAACAATCCCGTGGGATCGATCTGGATCGACCTGTCCATCGAAAGCTATGGTATTCACGGCACGCCCGAACCGGGCAAGATCGGCACAACCTTCTCGCACGGCTGCATCCGGCTGACCAACTGGGATGCGGAAGACCTCGGCTCCATGGTCCAGCAGGGGACCAAGGTCAGCTTCACGGAGGGGTTGGCGGACGCTGGCGGCGAAGGGTCTCACTAG
- a CDS encoding preprotein translocase subunit YajC encodes MLPYNTHEEYEIGDEVALTSTVISILPSGRAIAGIPSYGHPYAIDPPPKTRAGDKVVLVGDVIRIDREANKLTVRIDCGGVVTVDKSAITRLRKHRRTSAD; translated from the coding sequence ATGCTCCCATACAACACGCATGAGGAATATGAGATCGGTGACGAAGTCGCGCTGACGAGTACCGTCATAAGCATTCTCCCCAGCGGACGCGCCATAGCCGGCATTCCATCGTATGGCCATCCTTATGCGATCGACCCGCCGCCCAAGACCCGCGCCGGAGACAAGGTTGTGCTTGTTGGGGACGTCATCCGTATCGACCGCGAAGCCAATAAGCTCACCGTGCGGATCGACTGCGGCGGCGTGGTCACCGTCGACAAGTCCGCGATCACGAGGCTGAGGAAGCACCGCCGAACCTCAGCGGACTGA
- a CDS encoding HdeD family acid-resistance protein — MEPAFEELVAASQARGWTAQETAATLLKIAKAHADRLEAIVDTDGFWRRAGSNSLDAAAEIFREAMRQTVKRYSLWYLVEGVLLVTAGILAVIFPMISSVAVVVLLGWLLIISGALQGISLVGAGHVPHFWLQLISVILAVMIGLLFLRHPGNGLLTITLLLIVFFMIEGISKVVFALTIRPFPNWGWVLGSGLIGILLSLMVWIRIPLTAMWLIGLLLGIELISVGAATAYLAWRIRKS, encoded by the coding sequence TTGGAGCCCGCCTTCGAGGAACTGGTCGCAGCGTCACAAGCGCGCGGATGGACAGCCCAGGAAACGGCGGCAACTCTCCTGAAAATTGCAAAGGCGCATGCGGACCGGCTTGAAGCTATCGTGGATACAGACGGTTTTTGGAGGCGGGCCGGGTCGAACTCGTTGGATGCCGCCGCGGAGATCTTTCGCGAGGCCATGCGGCAGACCGTCAAGCGGTACTCGCTTTGGTATCTGGTAGAGGGCGTGCTGCTGGTCACGGCCGGAATTCTAGCCGTGATCTTTCCTATGATCTCGTCGGTTGCCGTGGTGGTCCTGCTCGGGTGGCTGCTGATCATCAGCGGCGCCCTGCAAGGCATAAGCCTGGTCGGCGCGGGCCACGTGCCTCATTTCTGGTTGCAACTCATCTCCGTCATCCTTGCCGTGATGATTGGTCTGCTTTTTCTGCGCCATCCTGGAAACGGCCTGCTGACCATCACCTTGCTGCTGATCGTCTTCTTCATGATCGAGGGCATCTCGAAGGTGGTTTTCGCCCTCACCATCCGTCCCTTTCCCAACTGGGGCTGGGTCTTGGGGAGTGGACTGATTGGGATTCTTCTTTCCCTGATGGTGTGGATCAGGATTCCCCTGACGGCCATGTGGCTGATTGGGCTGCTGTTGGGGATTGAACTGATCAGCGTGGGCGCGGCGACTGCTTACCTCGCTTGGCGAATACGCAAGAGTTGA
- a CDS encoding family 16 glycosylhydrolase: MSFVVNALGVPLPYSGASNHWFSAAGVGPVLYGTAGNDSIWGAGGANVTMYGGAGDDIYYLYGAGNKVVESAGAGIDTISTWMSYTLPDNVENLVVTNPHNFAFGNALDNIITATAGGQTLDGGRGNDVLIDGGGGGDTFIVSKGNGSDLIVNFAANDTVRLDGYGFTSFDAIHSNMIQAGPNVVLNLGSGEILEFKNTTIDKLQPSQFELPIDKSGMTLSFNDDFNSLSLWNGHSGTWNSNFWWGQPNGSTLTGNSELQWYINTNYAPTSSVHPFSVHDGVLTITAAQAPADIKPLINNYGYTSGLLTTHESFSQTYGYFEMRAELPHTAGAWPAFWLLPENGSWPPELDAVEARGQDPNSLYMTAHSNATGQHTEVSSTVNVMDTGGFHTYGVLWTPDELVWTYDGIEVAKAATPADMHSPMYMLANLAIGGAAGTPPDHLATPAEMKIDYIRAYTLNDTASHALELASHTATSTHHLGMAGEHSA; encoded by the coding sequence ATGAGCTTCGTCGTCAACGCGCTAGGCGTCCCTCTCCCCTATAGCGGCGCTTCCAACCATTGGTTTTCGGCGGCCGGGGTCGGGCCGGTGCTATACGGCACCGCCGGCAACGACTCCATCTGGGGCGCCGGCGGTGCCAACGTCACCATGTATGGCGGCGCGGGCGACGACATCTATTACCTCTATGGCGCGGGCAACAAGGTGGTCGAGTCCGCCGGGGCGGGCATCGACACGATCAGTACCTGGATGAGCTACACGCTGCCGGACAATGTCGAGAACCTCGTCGTCACCAACCCCCACAATTTTGCGTTCGGCAATGCGCTGGACAACATCATCACCGCCACGGCCGGCGGCCAGACGCTGGACGGCGGCCGGGGGAACGATGTCCTGATCGATGGTGGCGGCGGCGGCGACACTTTTATCGTCTCGAAGGGCAATGGAAGCGATCTGATCGTCAATTTCGCCGCAAACGATACCGTCCGCCTCGATGGCTACGGTTTCACTTCGTTCGATGCCATCCACTCCAACATGATCCAGGCGGGACCGAATGTTGTGCTGAACCTCGGATCCGGCGAGATCCTCGAGTTCAAGAACACGACCATCGACAAGCTGCAGCCCAGCCAGTTCGAACTGCCGATCGACAAGTCCGGCATGACGCTATCCTTCAACGACGACTTCAACTCGCTCAGCCTCTGGAACGGCCATAGCGGCACCTGGAATTCCAATTTCTGGTGGGGCCAACCGAATGGAAGTACCCTGACCGGCAACAGCGAGCTGCAATGGTACATCAACACCAATTACGCCCCGACCAGCTCGGTGCATCCGTTCAGCGTGCATGACGGAGTTCTCACCATCACCGCGGCGCAGGCGCCAGCCGACATCAAGCCCCTCATCAACAACTACGGATACACATCCGGCCTGCTGACGACGCATGAATCCTTCTCCCAGACTTATGGCTATTTCGAAATGCGGGCCGAGTTGCCCCATACGGCCGGGGCCTGGCCAGCCTTCTGGCTTCTTCCCGAAAACGGCTCATGGCCTCCGGAGCTGGATGCTGTGGAAGCGCGCGGCCAGGATCCGAACTCGCTCTACATGACGGCGCATTCGAATGCCACGGGCCAGCACACGGAGGTTTCGTCCACGGTGAACGTCATGGATACGGGAGGCTTCCACACCTATGGCGTGCTTTGGACTCCCGATGAGCTTGTCTGGACGTATGACGGCATTGAGGTCGCCAAGGCAGCCACGCCGGCCGACATGCACAGCCCCATGTACATGCTGGCCAATCTCGCGATCGGCGGCGCCGCCGGCACACCGCCGGATCATCTCGCCACGCCGGCCGAGATGAAGATCGACTACATCCGCGCCTACACGCTGAACGACACGGCAAGCCACGCTCTCGAATTGGCCAGCCATACGGCGACCAGCACACACCATTTGGGCATGGCGGGCGAGCATTCGGCCTGA
- a CDS encoding type I secretion system permease/ATPase gives MTGQSGLRPVFRRVVADVGLFSLLINILLLVIPLYLLQVYDRVLPSSSVETLIYLSAIAVLALAFLGFLDAVRAIYTQRVAATVDRRLGARTFAASLSAGYAGASLSPLRDLASVCSFIRSRGVAVLFDLPFAPLFLALIYLIHPVLFWLTLAGAVVLFVLVMANQLAIGRNDALSTERSALASQSEQAFTRNAETLRAMGMVKNAAGVWGQHVGEALALHDRSSSANAIFSGISRALRMMLQLAILGAGAWLVLGGKMTAGMIFASSLVSARALQPLDQLIGSWRQIVEARRAWQRLEKALVEHPAQTRKLTLPDPSGAISVEDLIFVAPNARPGAAPIIKRLNFRIGAGEAVAIVGPSGAGKSTLARLLVGAAQPTSGFVRIDGADLRTWDENQLGRHIGYLAQEVELFPGSIADNVARFEPDADDVSIIEAAKRAEAHEMILAQPDSYQTRIGPSDRTLSGGERQRIGLARALYGNPRLLLLDEPSAHLDGTGEAALQAMLAAAREAGVTTIVITHRPSIAMACDRVMLLRGGVIEAFGPHSDVLKPPVAAKGSPAPANTAVTGSFATMIRTHNARFGS, from the coding sequence ATGACTGGACAGTCGGGCTTGCGGCCTGTTTTCCGTCGCGTCGTCGCCGATGTCGGGCTCTTCTCGCTGCTCATCAACATCCTGCTCCTGGTCATCCCGCTCTACCTGCTGCAAGTCTATGATCGCGTCCTGCCCTCCTCGAGCGTTGAGACGCTCATCTATCTGTCGGCCATCGCGGTCCTGGCGCTTGCCTTCCTCGGCTTCCTGGACGCGGTCCGCGCCATCTACACGCAGCGCGTCGCGGCCACCGTCGACAGGAGGCTGGGGGCAAGGACGTTCGCCGCCTCGCTCAGCGCTGGATATGCAGGCGCAAGCCTGTCGCCGCTGCGCGACCTCGCCTCGGTCTGCTCCTTCATCAGGTCACGCGGCGTGGCGGTGCTGTTCGACCTGCCCTTCGCTCCCCTCTTCCTCGCTCTCATCTACCTCATCCATCCGGTCCTGTTCTGGCTGACGCTCGCCGGAGCGGTGGTGCTCTTCGTGCTGGTCATGGCGAACCAGCTCGCCATTGGCCGCAACGATGCCTTGTCCACGGAACGCTCGGCTCTGGCCAGCCAGTCGGAACAGGCCTTCACCCGCAATGCCGAAACGCTGCGCGCCATGGGCATGGTTAAGAACGCCGCAGGCGTGTGGGGACAGCATGTCGGGGAAGCGCTCGCCCTGCACGACCGTTCTTCGAGCGCCAATGCGATCTTCAGCGGAATTTCGCGGGCGCTGCGCATGATGCTGCAGCTTGCGATACTGGGCGCCGGCGCGTGGCTGGTGCTGGGAGGCAAGATGACCGCAGGCATGATCTTCGCGTCCTCACTGGTGTCGGCGCGCGCATTGCAGCCGCTCGACCAGTTGATCGGATCGTGGCGGCAGATCGTCGAGGCCAGGCGAGCGTGGCAGCGCCTGGAAAAAGCGCTTGTCGAGCATCCGGCACAGACCCGCAAGCTGACCTTGCCGGACCCGTCGGGCGCGATTTCGGTGGAGGACCTGATCTTCGTCGCGCCGAATGCCCGGCCGGGCGCCGCGCCCATCATCAAGCGGCTGAACTTCCGCATTGGCGCCGGCGAAGCGGTGGCCATCGTGGGCCCGAGCGGCGCCGGCAAATCGACGCTGGCGCGGTTGCTCGTCGGCGCCGCGCAGCCGACCAGCGGCTTCGTCAGGATCGACGGCGCCGACCTCAGGACATGGGACGAAAACCAGCTCGGAAGGCATATCGGCTATCTCGCGCAGGAGGTGGAGCTCTTCCCCGGATCGATCGCGGACAATGTCGCCCGCTTCGAGCCTGACGCGGACGACGTCTCGATCATCGAGGCAGCCAAGCGCGCCGAGGCCCACGAGATGATCCTGGCGCAGCCGGACAGCTATCAGACCAGGATCGGTCCGTCGGACCGGACACTGTCGGGCGGCGAGCGCCAGCGCATCGGCCTGGCGCGCGCGCTTTACGGCAATCCGCGGCTGCTTTTGCTGGACGAGCCCAGCGCCCATCTCGACGGCACGGGCGAAGCCGCCCTCCAGGCGATGCTCGCGGCCGCGCGCGAGGCCGGCGTCACGACCATCGTGATCACGCACCGGCCTTCGATCGCCATGGCCTGCGACCGCGTGATGCTGCTGCGCGGCGGCGTGATCGAGGCCTTCGGCCCGCACAGCGACGTGCTTAAGCCACCGGTCGCCGCCAAGGGCTCTCCCGCGCCGGCGAACACGGCGGTGACAGGCTCGTTCGCCACGATGATCCGCACGCATAACGCCCGCTTCGGATCGTAG